AACGGCTGGTACCGGTGCTGGAGGCGCGACCGCTTTTTAAAGGCGACTTGGAGCCTGCCCCGCGCCTAGAACGTTTAGACCATCCCCAGCAGCTTGGCGGGTCTGCCCAAACGTGAATTCCGAAAGCTCCAAGGTCCTGATCATCGCGCTGGCAGCCAATGTCGGCATCGCCGCGGCCAAGTTCGTCGCCGCGGCGGTCACCGGGTCCTCGGCGATGCTCACCGAGGGCGTGCACAGCCTGGTCGACAGCGCCAACCAGCTGCTCCTGATGTACGGTCAGAAGCGCGCCGCCAAGCCGGCCGACGCGATGCATCCGGGCGGCTATGGGCGCGAGCTCTACTTCTGGAGCTTCGTCGTCGCGCTGCTCGTCTTCGCGCTCGGCGCCGGGGTCTCGGTCTACGAAGGGATCATGCACCTGCTCGAGCCCGAACCGGCGGTCTCGCCGCTGGTGGCCTATGCGGTGCTGGCCATCGCCTTCGCGCTCGAGGGCGGCTCGACCGTGGCCGCCTTCCGCGAGTTCAACGCCGCCCGGCGCGGCGCCTCGTGGTGGCAGGCGCTGACCGGGACCAAGGACGCGACGACGGTGATCGTGCTGCTGGAGAACGGCGCCGCGATGATCGGCATCGTCTTCGCCGCGATCGGCCTGGGCCTGTCGCAGCTCACGGGCGACCCGCGCTTCGACGGCGCGGCCTCGATCCTGATCGGCCTGCTGCTCGCCGCCGTCGCGATCTTCCTGGCGCGCGAGGCCAAGGGCCTGCTGATCGGCGAGGCAGCCGATCCGGCTCTCGTCGCGGGCATTCGCCGCGCCGTCGGGCGCGAAGGCATCATGGGCATCGGCGAGATCATCACGATCCACAATTCGCCCAACCAGATCGTCGCCGCGGTCAACGTCGATTTCGACAACAGCCTGACCGCCGGCGACGTCGAACGCATCATCGGCGAGATCGAGCGCGAGTTGCAGGCGGAATTTCCCAGCCTCTATCGCGTCTATGTGCGCCCGCACGAGGACGCCGGGCTGAAGTTCGGCGCCGGCAGGGGGATCGCCGTCAGCGCCGACGCTTCCTGACCCGACACTCGGCGGCGAGCACAGCGATGATCGCGGCGGGATCGGCCGGCTTCGCGATCACCGGGACTTTGCTATAGGCCGGCGGGATCAGCTTGGCCTCGTAGCCCGAGGTGAAGACGAATGGCGTGTTCCGAGCGAGCAGCGCATCGGCGACCGGGAAGCAAGATTCCGAACCCAAGCCGATGTCCAGCACCGCGGCGTCCGGCCAGCGGATGTCGATGAGATCGAGCGCGCGCGCGACCTGTCCGGCCGGGCCGATGACATAGGCCCCCGCCGCCTCGATATCCTCGGCAAGCGCCATGGCGATCAACTGCTCGTCTTCGACCACGAGAACGTGAAGTCCTGCGAGCACCCGCTGCGTGTCCGTTGCCACCTTAGCCCCACACTGATTTGAAGCCGCGGGTCTAGGCGCGGCAACCTTCGGCCTCGCCAACATTTGTTATAGTCCGCGCGATGGAACGGCCGACAAGTGTCGGCGTTGTTCCCTGCATCGTAACGGGCGACGAGGTTGACGATGCCGCACTTCTATTTCGATCTCTACAACGGCCATGGGCCTGTTCCCGACGACGAGGGTAGCGATCTGGCGGACCAGGCCGCGGCGCGGACCATGGCCCTCGATTCTGATCCGTTCGATGGTTTCCGAGGATGTCGGCAACGGCATCATCGACCTCACCGGACGGATCGAGGTGAAGGACCAGAACCGCACTCTGCTACTCTGCGTGACTTACCTGGAAGCCTTCCAGGTCCGCATGCCTCTCGACGCGCAGAAACACGGCGAATGATCGAGAAGCTGCTACTCAGGCTCCGCGCGCGGCACGATCTGTCCCCGGAAGAAGAGATCGCACTGCGCGAGACCCTGGTCGGGCCCGAGGACATCCCCGCCCAGAAAACCGTGGTGCGGCGCGGCGAGCGGCTCAACCGGTCGATCCTGCTGCTCGACGGCCTGATGTGCCGCTACAAGGACCTGCGCAACGGCCGCCGGCAGATCACCGCGCTGCATATACCCGGCGATTTCCTCGATCTCCACGGCTATACGCTGAAATACCTCGATCACGATCTGATGGCGATCGCGCCCAGCCGGGTGGCCTATGCGCCGCACGACCGGATCGACCGCATCACCGAGCAGTTCCCGCGCCTGACGCGGCTGTTCTGGTTCTCGACCAACCTCGACGCGGCAATGCACCGCGAATGGGAGCTGTCGCTCGGTCAACGCCTCGGCTCGCAGCGTGCGGCCCACTTGCTCTGCGAGTTGCATGTGCGGTTCGACATGGTCGGGATGACGCAGGACAAGGCCTTCGACCTGCCGATGAACCAGAGCGAGTTCGGCGAATGCCTCGGCCTTACCGTGGTCCATACCAACCGCGTCCTGCGCGAACTGCGCCAGCGCGGCCTTGCGGAATTCGCCAAGGGCCACGTCCGGATCCTCGATCTCGCCGGCCTCAGGGCCTTCGCCGAGTTCGATCCCGGCTACCTCTACCTCGAAAAGACGATAATCTAGGGAAAAGCCCGGCCACGGCACGCCAAAGTTGATGTGCCGCGGCGAACTTGGCATAGGCCGCGGCCATGCACGACATCCGCCTCATCCGCGAAAATCCCGAAGC
The window above is part of the Novosphingobium sp. G106 genome. Proteins encoded here:
- a CDS encoding Crp/Fnr family transcriptional regulator, which gives rise to MIEKLLLRLRARHDLSPEEEIALRETLVGPEDIPAQKTVVRRGERLNRSILLLDGLMCRYKDLRNGRRQITALHIPGDFLDLHGYTLKYLDHDLMAIAPSRVAYAPHDRIDRITEQFPRLTRLFWFSTNLDAAMHREWELSLGQRLGSQRAAHLLCELHVRFDMVGMTQDKAFDLPMNQSEFGECLGLTVVHTNRVLRELRQRGLAEFAKGHVRILDLAGLRAFAEFDPGYLYLEKTII
- a CDS encoding response regulator, translated to MATDTQRVLAGLHVLVVEDEQLIAMALAEDIEAAGAYVIGPAGQVARALDLIDIRWPDAAVLDIGLGSESCFPVADALLARNTPFVFTSGYEAKLIPPAYSKVPVIAKPADPAAIIAVLAAECRVRKRRR
- a CDS encoding cation diffusion facilitator family transporter, coding for MNSESSKVLIIALAANVGIAAAKFVAAAVTGSSAMLTEGVHSLVDSANQLLLMYGQKRAAKPADAMHPGGYGRELYFWSFVVALLVFALGAGVSVYEGIMHLLEPEPAVSPLVAYAVLAIAFALEGGSTVAAFREFNAARRGASWWQALTGTKDATTVIVLLENGAAMIGIVFAAIGLGLSQLTGDPRFDGAASILIGLLLAAVAIFLAREAKGLLIGEAADPALVAGIRRAVGREGIMGIGEIITIHNSPNQIVAAVNVDFDNSLTAGDVERIIGEIERELQAEFPSLYRVYVRPHEDAGLKFGAGRGIAVSADAS